In Bacillota bacterium, the following are encoded in one genomic region:
- the secD gene encoding protein translocase subunit SecD — MNRRTRNIVYLVSTVLVVAAAAVYALVPLPFNQERPLWQRITLGLDLQGGVHVVYQAEPDRQHPLTPEAMSKARQIIEQRVNGLGVAEPIIQQQGNNRIIVELPGVKNPEQAIRTIGRTAKLEFRDYKGDVIVTGAELVSADPEIDPQSNQPVVALKFNARGAKAFEKATAAALPYAQASNGSDPRGHIGVYLDDKLLTNPQVSAVIPNGQAIITGYSSLEQAKNDAVALQSGALPIPLKIIANQTVSASLGAESLHRSVVAGIAGLLLVAAFMLLYYRLPGFWATVALTIYFLLDLLVLHLIHATLTLPGIAGLIMSVGVAVDANVIIFERVRDELRRGLTLRSALEAGFKNAFRAILDSNVTSLIAVAVLYYFGTGPVRGFAVTLGVGVLISMLTAILITRQLLRWQVGTGIHPGFLMFGHEAEVGAQVAAAEERAKRDRKKAAPAAAAEPALLERERFHFRFIHHRRIWFTISGIVLVATLVSLATQGLNYGVDFKGGTLFDLRFARPTSVAEVRTAFSRVTPEVTVRATGTGADEYLVTVPTTDEAERNRMIDQVQKSLNNPISVRSVNEVSPVIGSELERSAALALLIAVVLMLAYIAVRFEWRFAVGAVLADLHDVLVVVGLFTIFRLPVDTYFIPAILTVFGYSITDTIVIYDRVRENLRQRRRESLLELVERSLNQVLVRSINTTTTTLLAIAAVFFFGGVTIRDMTLALLVGMGTGAYSSIFLASPIYWLLARRREEPAAKPA; from the coding sequence ATGAACCGCCGGACGCGCAATATCGTCTACCTCGTGTCGACCGTCCTCGTCGTCGCCGCTGCCGCGGTCTACGCACTGGTGCCGCTGCCGTTCAACCAGGAGCGGCCGCTCTGGCAGCGGATCACCCTGGGCCTCGACCTGCAGGGCGGCGTCCACGTGGTCTACCAGGCCGAGCCCGACAGGCAGCACCCGCTCACCCCCGAGGCGATGTCGAAGGCGCGGCAGATCATCGAGCAGCGCGTCAACGGCCTGGGCGTCGCCGAGCCGATCATCCAGCAGCAGGGCAACAACCGGATCATCGTCGAGCTCCCCGGCGTGAAGAACCCGGAGCAGGCGATCCGGACGATCGGGCGGACGGCCAAGCTGGAGTTCCGGGACTACAAGGGGGACGTGATCGTCACCGGCGCCGAGCTGGTCTCGGCCGACCCGGAGATCGACCCCCAGAGCAACCAGCCCGTGGTGGCGCTCAAGTTCAACGCGCGGGGCGCCAAGGCGTTCGAGAAGGCGACGGCCGCGGCGCTGCCGTACGCCCAGGCCAGCAACGGCTCGGACCCGCGCGGCCACATCGGCGTCTACCTGGACGACAAGCTCCTGACCAACCCCCAGGTCAGCGCGGTCATCCCCAACGGGCAGGCCATCATCACCGGGTACAGCTCGCTGGAGCAGGCGAAGAACGACGCCGTCGCGCTCCAGTCCGGCGCGCTCCCCATCCCGCTCAAGATCATCGCCAACCAGACGGTCAGCGCCTCCCTGGGGGCCGAGTCGCTCCACCGGAGCGTGGTGGCGGGGATCGCCGGCCTCCTCCTGGTCGCCGCCTTCATGCTCCTCTACTACCGGCTGCCGGGCTTCTGGGCGACGGTGGCGCTCACCATCTACTTCCTGCTGGACCTCCTGGTGCTCCACCTGATCCACGCCACGCTCACGCTGCCGGGCATCGCCGGCCTGATCATGTCGGTGGGCGTGGCCGTCGACGCCAACGTCATCATCTTCGAGCGGGTCCGCGACGAGCTCCGCCGCGGGCTGACGCTGCGCTCGGCGCTGGAGGCCGGCTTCAAGAACGCCTTCCGGGCGATCCTCGACTCCAACGTGACCTCGCTGATCGCGGTGGCCGTCCTCTACTACTTCGGCACCGGCCCGGTCCGCGGCTTCGCGGTCACGCTGGGAGTCGGCGTCCTGATCAGCATGCTGACCGCCATCCTGATCACCCGCCAGCTCCTCCGCTGGCAGGTCGGCACCGGGATCCACCCCGGCTTCCTCATGTTCGGCCACGAGGCGGAGGTGGGCGCCCAGGTGGCGGCCGCGGAGGAGAGGGCGAAGCGCGACCGGAAGAAGGCGGCCCCGGCCGCCGCCGCGGAGCCCGCGCTGCTGGAGCGGGAGCGCTTCCACTTCCGCTTCATCCACCACCGGAGGATCTGGTTCACCATCTCGGGGATCGTCCTGGTCGCCACGCTGGTCTCGCTGGCGACGCAGGGGCTCAACTACGGCGTCGACTTCAAGGGCGGCACCCTCTTCGACCTCCGCTTCGCCCGCCCGACCAGCGTGGCCGAGGTGCGGACCGCCTTCAGCCGCGTGACGCCCGAGGTGACCGTCCGCGCCACCGGCACGGGCGCCGACGAGTACCTGGTCACCGTCCCGACCACCGACGAGGCGGAGCGGAACCGGATGATCGACCAGGTCCAGAAGTCGCTGAACAACCCGATCAGCGTCCGCAGCGTCAACGAGGTCTCGCCGGTCATCGGCTCGGAGCTCGAGCGCTCGGCGGCCCTGGCGCTCCTGATCGCCGTGGTGCTGATGCTCGCCTACATCGCCGTCCGCTTCGAGTGGCGCTTCGCCGTCGGGGCGGTGCTCGCCGACCTGCACGACGTGTTGGTGGTGGTGGGGCTCTTCACGATCTTCCGGCTGCCGGTGGACACCTACTTCATCCCGGCGATCCTGACGGTCTTCGGCTACTCCATCACCGACACCATCGTCATCTACGACCGGGTGCGCGAGAACCTGCGCCAGCGCCGGCGCGAGTCGCTGCTGGAGCTGGTCGAGCGGTCGCTCAACCAGGTGCTGGTCCGCTCCATCAACACCACCACCACCACGCTCCTGGCCATCGCCGCCGTCTTCTTCTTCGGCGGGGTGACCATCCGCGACATGACGCTGGCGCTCCTGGTGGGCATGGGCACTGGGGCCTACTCTTCCATCTTCCTGGCCAGCCCGATCTACTGGCTCCTGGCGCGGCGGAGGGAGGAGCCCGCGGCCAAACCGGCCTGA
- a CDS encoding recombinase family protein, whose protein sequence is MRAAVYARVSSEEQVGGYSLRSQEELCRRRALELGAEEVVAFVERGVPGDTLDRPELERLRGALRRRAFDLVVVLDPDRLARSLALQLLLTEEITRSGARLEFVGYEWRDTPDGRLFYALRGAIAEYEREKIRERTTRGKLAKARAGGIINAPRTYGYRFDPEGDRLLPDPATAPVVQLLFAWAEEGLGPAAIARRLAALGIPAPGGGPRWWARTVARILRNETYRGRLRVHRWSITRQGRRRRTRERPRDEWSLVEVPPLVEAERWEAVQRRLRREEAAGARGATPFLLGGLVRCGHCGAPMVGQSRRQRSRLFRYYVCRSARRAGATPLAGAAGSPPPPAHGRYVPADLLEARVWAAVEERLTGLAAPGAEAGAGEAQGAGAERRARRRLLVDRLRALRRARERTLWAFQQGFLSAARYASESERLRAERSALLREAAALRAEAGRGRRSRGGGEEGRPPAAGRAREPEWALRRRILAELVERIEVTADAAGRAEVRLRLLLPPGAAGGAGVAAPGSRAGRLSAWGDDPPDHHQADL, encoded by the coding sequence ATGCGCGCCGCCGTCTACGCCCGCGTCTCCTCCGAGGAGCAGGTGGGCGGCTACAGCCTCCGCAGCCAGGAAGAGCTCTGCCGCCGCCGCGCGCTCGAGCTGGGCGCCGAGGAGGTGGTCGCCTTCGTCGAGCGCGGCGTCCCCGGCGACACGCTCGACCGCCCGGAGCTGGAGCGCCTGCGCGGCGCCCTCCGCCGCCGCGCCTTCGACCTGGTGGTCGTCCTCGACCCCGACCGGCTGGCGCGCTCGCTGGCGCTCCAACTCCTCCTGACCGAGGAGATCACGCGCTCGGGGGCGCGCCTGGAGTTCGTCGGCTACGAGTGGCGCGACACGCCGGACGGCCGTCTCTTCTACGCGCTGCGCGGCGCCATCGCCGAGTACGAGCGCGAGAAGATCCGCGAGCGGACGACGCGCGGCAAGCTGGCCAAGGCGCGCGCCGGCGGCATCATCAACGCGCCCCGCACCTACGGCTACCGCTTCGACCCCGAGGGCGACCGCCTCCTCCCCGACCCGGCGACCGCGCCCGTGGTCCAGCTCCTCTTCGCCTGGGCCGAGGAAGGCCTCGGACCCGCCGCCATCGCCCGGCGCCTGGCCGCGCTCGGCATCCCGGCGCCGGGCGGAGGGCCTCGCTGGTGGGCGCGCACGGTCGCCCGCATCCTGAGGAACGAGACCTACCGCGGGCGCCTCCGGGTCCACCGCTGGTCGATCACCCGCCAGGGCCGGCGCCGGCGGACGCGCGAGCGGCCCCGCGACGAGTGGTCGCTGGTCGAGGTGCCGCCGCTGGTGGAGGCGGAGCGGTGGGAGGCGGTCCAGCGCCGCCTCCGGCGGGAGGAAGCGGCGGGCGCCCGCGGCGCCACCCCCTTCCTCCTCGGGGGGCTCGTGCGCTGCGGCCACTGCGGCGCGCCCATGGTGGGGCAGAGCCGGCGGCAGCGCAGCCGTCTCTTCCGCTACTACGTCTGCCGGAGCGCGCGCCGGGCGGGCGCCACACCGCTCGCCGGGGCGGCCGGCTCGCCGCCTCCGCCCGCCCACGGCCGCTACGTGCCCGCCGACCTCCTGGAGGCCAGGGTCTGGGCGGCGGTGGAGGAGCGCCTCACCGGGCTGGCCGCCCCCGGGGCGGAGGCGGGCGCGGGCGAGGCGCAAGGGGCGGGTGCCGAGCGCCGGGCGCGGCGTCGCCTTCTCGTCGACCGCCTGCGCGCCCTCCGCCGGGCGCGCGAGCGGACGCTCTGGGCCTTCCAGCAGGGCTTCCTCTCGGCGGCGCGGTACGCCTCGGAGAGCGAGCGCCTGCGCGCCGAGCGGAGCGCGCTCCTGCGCGAGGCGGCCGCCCTCCGGGCGGAGGCCGGGCGCGGGCGGCGGAGCCGCGGCGGCGGGGAGGAAGGGCGACCGCCCGCCGCCGGCCGGGCGCGGGAGCCCGAGTGGGCGCTGCGCCGGCGGATCCTCGCGGAGCTGGTCGAGCGGATCGAGGTGACCGCCGACGCGGCCGGCCGGGCGGAGGTGCGCCTCCGGCTCCTTCTGCCTCCGGGCGCGGCCGGCGGCGCGGGGGTGGCCGCCCCGGGCTCCCGGGCGGGGCGGCTTTCCGCCTGGGGGGACGATCCTCCTGATCATCATCAAGCTGATCTTTGA
- a CDS encoding ABC-ATPase domain-containing protein: MEMGFDPGARRPPRGAGMETRSRPPQPDAERLRALLERLDGRGYKAYQGLAGRWSLGGFTLHVDHVQGDPFAEPSRLRVEMEAKVHGLPLEPLQTPEGRIATADFLLRQVVRVLQARGQRRRGTGHSGEIRVAEPGQSFLPRSAMEVDAEGHLTWRFQAGLPADGRTILGRQAAILLLEEIPAVVREALLYRSLNARQLRAWQEVAADQAVARRLMEERGLVAFVAEGSILPRRSGVSDLPLDPGRAVPFRAPGEMRQSFLLPHAGEVQGLAIPEGVTLITGGGFHGKSTLERAVELGVYDHIPGDGRELCLTRRDAVKVRAEDGRAVTAVDISPFIGRLPGGVETETFTTELASGSTSQAANIAEALEAGSRLLLMDEDTCATNFMVRDRRMQRLIPREQEPIVPFVDRVRQLRDELGVSTILVVGGVGDYLDVADHVIAMREFRPAVITEEARRLTEELPSQREPEAPGPVRFRIRRHPRLAVLEAEERRPARIRSQEVDELRFGRWEIDLGAVEQVVEVTQSRAIGHILRLLARMEREGAGGATPAMPELLEAAEEALRSGGWRSLVERPEEVRGDWALPRRYEIAAAINRFRGLHVDVERLRETF, from the coding sequence ATGGAGATGGGCTTCGACCCGGGCGCCCGGCGACCGCCGCGGGGCGCGGGCATGGAGACGCGGAGCCGCCCGCCGCAGCCCGACGCCGAGCGGCTGCGGGCGCTCCTGGAACGCCTCGACGGCCGGGGGTACAAGGCGTACCAGGGCCTGGCCGGCCGCTGGTCGCTGGGAGGCTTCACGCTCCACGTCGACCACGTCCAGGGCGATCCTTTCGCCGAGCCGTCGCGCCTGCGCGTGGAGATGGAGGCCAAAGTCCACGGCCTGCCGCTGGAGCCGCTCCAGACCCCGGAGGGGCGGATCGCCACCGCCGACTTCCTCCTCCGGCAGGTGGTCCGCGTGCTCCAGGCGCGGGGGCAGCGGAGGCGCGGGACGGGCCACTCGGGCGAGATCCGGGTGGCCGAACCCGGGCAGTCCTTCCTGCCGCGGAGCGCCATGGAGGTGGACGCCGAGGGGCATCTGACCTGGCGCTTCCAGGCGGGGCTGCCGGCCGACGGCCGGACCATCCTGGGACGGCAGGCGGCCATCCTGCTCCTCGAGGAGATCCCGGCGGTGGTCCGCGAGGCGCTCCTCTACCGGAGCCTCAACGCCCGCCAGCTGCGCGCCTGGCAGGAGGTGGCCGCCGACCAGGCGGTCGCCCGCCGGCTGATGGAGGAGCGCGGGCTGGTCGCCTTCGTGGCCGAGGGCAGCATCCTGCCCCGCCGCTCCGGGGTGAGCGACCTGCCGCTGGACCCGGGGCGGGCGGTCCCCTTCCGCGCGCCCGGGGAGATGCGCCAGAGCTTCCTCCTGCCCCACGCGGGGGAGGTGCAGGGACTGGCCATCCCCGAGGGGGTCACGCTGATCACGGGCGGCGGATTCCACGGCAAGAGCACGCTCGAGCGGGCCGTCGAGCTGGGCGTCTACGACCACATCCCGGGTGACGGCCGGGAGCTCTGCCTCACCCGCCGCGACGCGGTCAAGGTGCGGGCGGAGGACGGCCGCGCGGTCACGGCGGTGGACATCTCGCCCTTCATCGGGCGGCTGCCGGGCGGGGTCGAGACGGAGACGTTCACCACCGAGCTGGCCAGCGGCAGCACCTCCCAGGCGGCCAACATCGCCGAGGCGCTGGAGGCGGGGAGTCGCCTCCTCCTGATGGACGAGGACACCTGCGCCACCAACTTCATGGTCCGCGACCGGCGCATGCAGCGGCTGATCCCGCGGGAGCAGGAGCCCATCGTCCCCTTCGTCGACCGGGTCCGCCAGCTGCGCGACGAGCTGGGCGTCTCCACCATCCTGGTGGTGGGAGGCGTGGGCGACTACCTGGACGTGGCCGACCACGTCATCGCCATGCGCGAGTTCCGCCCCGCCGTCATCACCGAGGAAGCCCGGCGGCTGACGGAGGAGCTCCCCTCCCAGCGCGAGCCCGAGGCGCCCGGACCGGTCCGCTTCCGCATCCGCCGCCACCCGCGGCTCGCCGTGCTGGAGGCGGAGGAGCGCCGGCCGGCGAGGATCCGCTCCCAGGAGGTGGACGAGCTCCGCTTCGGCCGCTGGGAGATCGACCTGGGCGCGGTGGAGCAGGTGGTGGAGGTGACCCAGTCCCGCGCCATCGGCCACATCCTTCGCCTGCTGGCGCGGATGGAGCGGGAGGGCGCCGGCGGCGCGACGCCGGCCATGCCCGAGCTGCTGGAGGCGGCGGAGGAAGCGCTCCGTAGCGGCGGCTGGCGCTCCCTGGTCGAGCGCCCGGAGGAGGTGCGCGGCGACTGGGCGCTGCCGCGCCGCTACGAGATCGCCGCCGCCATCAACCGCTTCCGCGGCCTGCACGTCGACGTGGAGCGGCTGCGAGAAACCTTTTGA
- a CDS encoding SH3 domain-containing protein: protein MAGGRAGAARRGAPVAVLAGLALLLAGCGGGGSASNQQATVDQLAQRVTHLEQQVADLEAAVVASAPAPGSDTSGTGGSQATGSQSSSGRSAAMEATVTTDYLNVRSDPDENATRVGQLRKGTVVEVLGQKNGWSHVVLQQGSTVVVDGWVTSEYLEPH, encoded by the coding sequence ATGGCGGGAGGCAGGGCAGGGGCGGCCCGCCGCGGGGCGCCGGTGGCGGTCCTGGCCGGCCTGGCGCTGCTGCTGGCCGGCTGCGGCGGAGGCGGCAGCGCCTCCAACCAGCAGGCGACCGTGGACCAGCTCGCCCAGCGGGTGACGCACCTGGAGCAGCAGGTGGCCGACCTGGAGGCGGCGGTGGTCGCCTCGGCGCCCGCGCCGGGGAGCGACACCTCGGGGACCGGGGGCTCCCAGGCGACCGGCTCGCAGAGCAGCTCCGGACGGAGCGCCGCCATGGAGGCGACGGTCACCACCGACTACCTGAACGTGCGCTCGGATCCCGACGAGAACGCCACCCGGGTCGGGCAGCTGCGGAAGGGGACCGTGGTGGAGGTCCTGGGGCAGAAGAACGGCTGGTCGCACGTGGTGCTCCAGCAGGGGAGCACCGTCGTGGTCGACGGCTGGGTGACCAGCGAGTACCTGGAGCCCCATTGA
- a CDS encoding bifunctional (p)ppGpp synthetase/guanosine-3',5'-bis(diphosphate) 3'-pyrophosphohydrolase gives MPTILGVAISDPSDFAPLRERASTYLGREDVERLEAAFRFASEAHRGQFRASGEPYIIHPLSVAGILADLELDAATLEAALLHDVVEDTGVTLAQLESAFDPEVALLVDGVTKLGQIKYRSRVEEQAENLRKMFLAMAKDIRVILIKLADRLHNMRTLEYLPPEKRRDIAQETLDIFAPLAHRLGIYRIKWELEDLAFRFLEPDVYRDLARRIPKRRAEREGFAEQVMEALRPRLAEVGIKAELQGRAKHFYSIYQKMYHQGKDLNEIYDLVGVRVIVDSVRDCYGALGVVHTLWRPIPGRFKDYIATPKPNMYQSLHTTVVGPQGEPFEIQIRTWEMHRTAEVGIAAHWRYKEGRTDPKLDQKLNWLREILEWQKDLRDPREFMESLKIDIFPDEVFVFTPKGDVVPLPRGATPIDFAYAIHTEIGHHCVGAKVNGHITPLSSALETGDIVEIITSKQSPGPSSDWLGIVKTASARAKIRQWFKRERREENLARGREMLEREVHRLGGDPASWLDPQRMEEIARRLNLQGADDLLVSVGYGGISVAQVLGRLRQLEGRARPPERPESDEAVLARLTEWGAPSNGVRVKGIDNVLVRFPHCCNPVPGEPIVGYVTHGRGVSVHRMDCPNIALRLAQEPDRRIEVTWDKVESAYLPRKVVVTALDRPGLLSEVAQVVAANRINIVSAQVRPLRGQRSSIEMVLEVRNRQQLENVLRQMQRVRDVLAADVAGAAGRA, from the coding sequence GTGCCGACCATCCTGGGAGTGGCGATCAGCGACCCGAGCGACTTCGCGCCCCTCCGGGAACGGGCCAGCACCTACCTGGGACGCGAGGACGTGGAGCGCCTCGAGGCGGCCTTCCGTTTCGCCAGCGAGGCGCATCGGGGGCAGTTCCGCGCCTCGGGGGAGCCTTACATCATCCACCCCCTCTCGGTGGCCGGCATCCTGGCCGACCTCGAGCTGGACGCGGCCACGCTCGAGGCGGCGCTCCTCCACGACGTGGTGGAGGATACCGGCGTCACCCTGGCCCAGCTGGAGAGCGCCTTCGACCCGGAGGTGGCGCTTCTGGTGGACGGCGTCACCAAGCTGGGCCAGATCAAGTACCGGAGCCGGGTCGAGGAGCAGGCCGAGAACCTGCGCAAGATGTTCCTGGCCATGGCCAAGGACATCCGGGTGATCCTGATCAAGCTGGCCGACCGGCTGCACAACATGCGCACGCTGGAGTACCTGCCACCCGAGAAGCGGCGGGATATCGCCCAGGAGACGCTGGACATCTTCGCCCCCCTGGCGCACCGCCTGGGGATCTACCGCATCAAGTGGGAGCTGGAGGACCTCGCCTTCCGCTTCCTGGAGCCCGACGTCTACCGGGATCTGGCGCGGCGCATCCCCAAGCGGCGGGCGGAGCGGGAGGGTTTCGCCGAGCAGGTGATGGAGGCGCTCCGGCCGCGGCTGGCCGAGGTGGGCATCAAGGCGGAGCTGCAGGGGCGTGCCAAGCACTTCTACAGCATCTACCAGAAGATGTACCACCAGGGGAAGGACCTGAACGAGATCTACGACCTGGTGGGCGTCCGCGTCATCGTCGACTCGGTCCGCGACTGCTACGGGGCCCTGGGCGTGGTCCACACCCTCTGGAGGCCGATCCCGGGCCGGTTCAAGGATTACATCGCCACCCCCAAGCCGAACATGTACCAGTCGCTCCACACCACGGTGGTCGGCCCGCAGGGCGAGCCCTTCGAGATCCAGATCCGGACCTGGGAGATGCACCGGACGGCCGAGGTCGGCATCGCCGCCCACTGGAGGTACAAGGAAGGCCGTACGGACCCCAAGCTCGACCAGAAGCTCAACTGGCTCCGGGAGATCCTGGAGTGGCAGAAGGACCTGCGCGATCCCCGCGAGTTCATGGAGTCGCTCAAGATCGACATCTTCCCGGACGAGGTCTTCGTCTTCACCCCCAAGGGCGACGTGGTCCCTCTGCCGCGCGGGGCGACGCCCATCGACTTCGCCTACGCCATCCACACGGAGATCGGCCACCACTGCGTGGGCGCCAAGGTGAACGGCCACATCACGCCCCTCTCCTCGGCGCTGGAGACGGGCGACATCGTGGAGATCATCACCTCGAAGCAGAGCCCGGGGCCCAGCTCGGACTGGCTCGGCATCGTCAAGACGGCCAGCGCCCGGGCCAAGATCCGCCAGTGGTTCAAGCGGGAGCGGCGGGAGGAGAACCTGGCCCGCGGGCGCGAGATGCTGGAGCGGGAGGTCCACCGTCTGGGCGGCGACCCGGCCAGCTGGCTGGACCCGCAGCGGATGGAGGAGATCGCCCGCCGGCTCAACCTGCAGGGCGCGGACGACCTGCTGGTCTCGGTCGGCTACGGGGGCATCAGCGTCGCCCAGGTGCTGGGCCGCCTCCGCCAGCTGGAGGGGCGGGCGCGCCCGCCGGAACGGCCGGAGAGCGACGAGGCCGTCCTGGCGCGGCTGACCGAGTGGGGCGCCCCCTCCAACGGGGTGCGGGTGAAGGGCATCGACAACGTGCTCGTCCGCTTCCCGCACTGCTGCAACCCGGTGCCGGGGGAGCCGATCGTGGGGTACGTCACCCACGGGCGCGGCGTCTCCGTCCACCGCATGGACTGCCCCAACATCGCCCTGCGCCTCGCCCAGGAGCCGGATCGCCGGATCGAGGTCACCTGGGACAAGGTGGAGAGCGCCTACCTGCCGCGCAAGGTGGTGGTCACCGCCCTCGACCGGCCCGGGCTGCTCTCCGAGGTGGCCCAGGTGGTGGCGGCGAACCGGATCAACATCGTCAGCGCCCAGGTTCGACCGCTCCGCGGCCAGCGCTCCAGCATCGAGATGGTCCTGGAGGTGCGCAACCGCCAGCAGCTGGAGAACGTGCTCCGCCAGATGCAGCGCGTGCGCGACGTGCTGGCGGCCGACGTGGCGGGCGCGGCGGGGCGCGCCTGA
- a CDS encoding VWA domain-containing protein, protein MRLFARRPAAEPAEPAIARAGLERALERIGRGRALAVGDACAVSLHVHLLRSDRPSTVFVLGDQDAGEVFYGRSRPGQIWHVDFFHAVARLDPRAVARFLVPVFARPELVDIQTGAGGGRLNGRLVYGQGEVLRAAHRNHVHLAFHPAAFAGPPDLVGLVLALERALEALGVEPRRIDELVELSNPATGRLRLDGYHDASDSFLRGPGPAPGRERVRTGRADEGGSGPEAAAAPGTGGAGEARATPVQHPFPAERTDASTRPSSAARSLERELKRPPLLPGRNGAPGARLLRGRAAPGAARRDEPLRTSPGWQQLDLAGTVRHALAAGGVRAPRELLRHLRVLPRRRRGALDICLLLDASASMAGARMAAARRLVRHLALQTRDRVAIIVFQDRTSRLHAGFTRRWRLLAEGLDAVHPSGLTPLAEGLVHATRYVAAHARRKTLLLLLTDGIPTVPRLSLNPLQDAVEAAREIRRRRLAFACVGLAPNEGYLRQLCEAAGGRLYVLPELESGALVRIAESERQRVIR, encoded by the coding sequence GTGAGGCTCTTCGCGCGGCGGCCGGCCGCGGAGCCGGCCGAGCCGGCGATCGCCCGGGCCGGGCTGGAGCGGGCGCTGGAGCGGATCGGGCGAGGAAGGGCGCTGGCGGTGGGCGACGCCTGTGCCGTCAGTCTCCACGTCCACCTCCTCCGCTCCGACCGCCCCTCCACCGTCTTCGTCCTGGGCGACCAGGACGCGGGCGAGGTCTTCTACGGCCGTTCCCGCCCGGGCCAGATCTGGCACGTCGACTTCTTCCACGCCGTCGCCCGCCTCGACCCCCGGGCCGTCGCCCGCTTCCTGGTGCCGGTCTTCGCCCGGCCGGAGCTGGTCGACATCCAGACCGGGGCGGGCGGCGGGCGCCTCAACGGAAGGCTGGTCTACGGGCAGGGGGAGGTGCTCCGCGCCGCCCACCGCAACCACGTCCACCTGGCCTTCCACCCCGCCGCCTTTGCCGGGCCGCCCGACCTGGTCGGCCTGGTGCTGGCCCTGGAGCGCGCCCTGGAAGCGCTGGGCGTGGAGCCACGCCGCATCGACGAGCTGGTGGAGCTCTCCAACCCCGCCACCGGCCGCCTCCGCCTCGACGGCTACCACGACGCCTCCGACTCGTTCCTCCGCGGTCCCGGGCCGGCGCCGGGACGGGAGCGTGTCCGGACCGGACGCGCGGACGAAGGGGGAAGCGGGCCGGAAGCGGCCGCCGCTCCCGGGACCGGCGGCGCGGGCGAAGCGCGTGCCACGCCGGTGCAGCACCCCTTCCCGGCGGAGAGGACGGACGCTTCCACCCGCCCTTCCTCCGCGGCGAGGAGTCTGGAGCGCGAGCTGAAGCGCCCGCCCCTGCTGCCGGGGCGGAACGGTGCGCCGGGCGCCCGCCTGCTCCGCGGGCGCGCCGCCCCCGGTGCCGCCCGCCGCGACGAGCCGCTCCGGACCTCCCCGGGCTGGCAGCAGCTCGACCTGGCGGGCACCGTCCGCCACGCGCTGGCTGCCGGCGGGGTGCGGGCCCCGCGGGAGCTCCTCCGCCACCTCCGCGTCCTGCCCCGCCGGCGCCGCGGCGCCCTGGACATCTGCCTCCTCCTCGACGCCAGCGCCTCCATGGCCGGCGCCCGCATGGCGGCGGCGCGACGGCTCGTCCGCCACCTGGCGCTCCAGACCCGCGACCGGGTGGCCATCATCGTCTTTCAGGACCGGACCAGCCGGCTCCACGCCGGCTTCACCCGGCGCTGGCGGCTCCTGGCCGAGGGCCTGGACGCCGTCCACCCCAGCGGGCTCACCCCCCTGGCGGAGGGGCTCGTCCACGCCACCCGGTACGTGGCCGCCCACGCCCGCAGGAAGACGCTCCTGCTCCTCCTCACCGACGGCATCCCCACCGTCCCGCGCCTCTCGCTCAACCCGCTGCAGGACGCGGTGGAGGCGGCGCGGGAGATCCGCCGGCGCCGCCTGGCCTTCGCCTGTGTCGGCCTGGCACCCAACGAGGGCTACCTGCGCCAGCTCTGCGAGGCGGCCGGCGGCCGGCTCTACGTCCTGCCCGAGCTGGAGAGCGGCGCCCTGGTCCGCATCGCCGAGAGCGAGCGCCAGCGCGTCATCCGCTGA
- the dtd gene encoding D-aminoacyl-tRNA deacylase: MRAVVQRVSRAEVRVAGERVGAIGRGFLVLVGVRRGDGSREAAYMADKILHLRIFEDEAGRLNRSILESGGALLVVSQFTLYGDARHGRRPSFTEAAPAEEAAPVFQELVDRLAASGLEVATGRYQAEMSVELVNEGPVTLLLDSDRRF; encoded by the coding sequence GTGCGGGCGGTGGTCCAGCGGGTCTCGCGCGCCGAGGTCCGCGTGGCGGGTGAACGGGTGGGCGCCATCGGGCGGGGCTTCCTGGTGCTGGTGGGCGTCCGGCGCGGCGACGGCAGCCGCGAGGCCGCCTACATGGCCGACAAGATCCTCCACCTGCGCATCTTCGAGGACGAGGCGGGCCGGCTCAACCGCTCCATCCTGGAGAGCGGCGGCGCGCTCCTGGTCGTCTCCCAGTTCACCCTCTACGGCGACGCGCGCCACGGCCGGCGGCCCAGCTTCACCGAGGCGGCCCCGGCCGAGGAGGCGGCGCCGGTCTTCCAGGAGCTGGTCGACCGGCTGGCGGCCAGCGGCCTGGAGGTGGCCACGGGCCGCTACCAGGCGGAGATGAGCGTCGAGCTGGTCAACGAAGGACCCGTCACGCTGCTCCTCGACAGCGACCGTCGCTTCTGA